One window of Salegentibacter sp. Hel_I_6 genomic DNA carries:
- a CDS encoding type III polyketide synthase, giving the protein MGISLPVDNSERKNMNVKIVGVEKELPKYSRETKDILPLVEHWLEDQDDRYRRKVVKIFEGAAVDKRYSIMKPEEVFTATSFEDKNNIYVREVKKLGKNVLEKALKKNGWEANSVDFIITVSCTGIMIPSLDAYLINALEMRRDITRLPVTEMGCAAGISGIIYANNFLKANPGKRAAVIAVESPTATFQLDDYSMANMVSAAIFGDGAACVLLSSEENAKGPKILGEEMYHFYEATHLMGFDLTNHGLKMILDESVPQTIASHFPEIVHPFLQKFNSNIEKVDHLIFHPGGKKIVQTVEDLFGNLGKNIDETREVLRQYGNMSSATVLYVLQEFMEKQPKPGEQGLMLSFGPGFSAQRILLEW; this is encoded by the coding sequence ATGGGCATTTCGTTACCAGTGGATAATTCAGAAAGAAAAAATATGAATGTAAAAATTGTAGGGGTAGAAAAAGAATTACCTAAATATTCACGGGAAACCAAAGATATTCTTCCGCTTGTTGAGCATTGGTTAGAAGACCAGGATGATCGTTATCGCAGGAAAGTTGTGAAGATCTTTGAAGGAGCAGCAGTAGATAAACGTTATTCTATCATGAAGCCGGAAGAAGTTTTTACTGCTACTTCTTTTGAAGACAAGAATAATATTTATGTGAGGGAAGTAAAAAAACTCGGCAAAAATGTTCTTGAAAAAGCTTTAAAGAAAAATGGTTGGGAAGCAAATTCGGTAGACTTTATTATTACGGTGAGTTGTACCGGGATTATGATTCCTTCCTTAGATGCATATTTAATTAATGCATTGGAAATGCGTCGGGACATTACAAGGCTTCCGGTTACTGAAATGGGTTGTGCCGCGGGAATTTCAGGAATAATCTATGCCAATAATTTTCTAAAAGCAAATCCCGGAAAACGAGCCGCGGTAATCGCAGTAGAAAGTCCCACGGCAACTTTTCAGTTAGATGATTATTCTATGGCAAATATGGTAAGCGCCGCTATTTTTGGCGATGGTGCCGCTTGTGTTTTACTTTCTTCAGAAGAAAATGCGAAAGGGCCAAAAATATTGGGCGAGGAAATGTATCATTTTTATGAAGCCACGCATTTAATGGGTTTTGATCTTACAAATCACGGCCTTAAAATGATCCTGGATGAAAGTGTACCACAAACAATCGCTTCCCATTTTCCGGAAATTGTACACCCATTTCTACAAAAATTTAATTCAAATATTGAAAAGGTAGATCATCTTATATTTCACCCGGGGGGCAAGAAGATTGTACAAACAGTTGAAGATCTTTTTGGTAACTTAGGGAAGAATATAGACGAAACTCGCGAAGTGCTTCGTCAATATGGGAATATGAGCAGCGCCACAGTACTTTACGTACTGCAGGAATTTATGGAAAAACAGCCAAAACCAGGCGAACAGGGCTTAATGTTAAGTTTTGGACCCGGTTTTTCGGCTCAAAGAATTTTATTAGAATGGTAA
- a CDS encoding methyltransferase domain-containing protein has product MSIDTSKRTNEVEIMDDFDLQGKELDKTLRDLDNINKWLGGNKITLEGVKNIVRDQPKTNQIHIADVGCGNGAVLREIAKWGREEGYNFKLTGIDANTYATVIGSQMSANFKEIEFLALDIFSEAYNAFKCDITLCTLTLHHFKNQEIIDLLKLFNKQSSLGVVINDLQRSRIAYRLFQAFCAVFINNEIARKDGLISILRGFKKDELKNFAEEIPKTRHQINWKWAFRYQWIIQKEKI; this is encoded by the coding sequence ATGAGCATAGATACTTCAAAAAGAACCAATGAGGTTGAAATTATGGACGATTTTGACCTACAGGGAAAGGAGCTGGACAAAACCCTTAGAGACCTTGATAATATCAATAAATGGTTAGGTGGAAATAAAATCACCCTGGAAGGAGTAAAAAATATAGTTCGAGATCAACCAAAAACAAATCAAATTCATATTGCCGATGTTGGCTGCGGAAATGGCGCTGTACTTCGGGAAATAGCTAAATGGGGTAGGGAAGAAGGCTATAATTTTAAACTTACCGGGATAGATGCCAATACTTACGCCACTGTAATTGGATCTCAAATGTCTGCAAATTTTAAAGAAATAGAATTCCTGGCATTAGACATTTTTAGCGAAGCGTATAATGCTTTTAAATGTGATATTACTTTATGTACTTTAACCTTACATCATTTTAAAAATCAGGAGATTATTGACCTGCTAAAACTATTCAACAAACAATCCAGTTTGGGTGTGGTAATTAATGATTTACAGCGTTCCAGGATTGCCTATAGATTATTTCAGGCTTTTTGCGCTGTTTTTATAAATAACGAAATCGCAAGAAAAGACGGGTTGATCTCTATTTTGCGTGGTTTCAAAAAAGATGAACTAAAGAATTTTGCTGAAGAAATTCCCAAAACCAGGCATCAAATTAACTGGAAATGGGCATTTCGTTACCAGTGGATAATTCAGAAAGAAAAAATATGA
- a CDS encoding NAD(P)/FAD-dependent oxidoreductase: protein MADFEVIIVGGGLAGLTAAIHLSREGKKVLLLEKKAYPRHKVCGEYLSNEILPYFNFLDIDLETELKPVKITNLLYSTQNAKSTKTSLNLGGIGISRYALDNFLCNKAKKNGAEILIDSVEEINFEKDEFTLKLSSGKEFKTPIVLGAFGKRANLDKSLKREFFKEKSSWLAVKGHYENPDFPEDLVALHNFEGGYCGLSKTETGVVNACYMVSYKSFKKYKNPEEFKEKVLVQNAYLKGFFKNAKPVFKKDLSIAQISFQKKSLINNHILMLGDAAGLIHPLCGNGMAMAIHSAKIASEAVLANFSNTNLDRENLEKQYLQNWNANFRKRLKTGRMLQTILINPIFASTSQNLVKKFPYLLEKIISKTHGQPIV from the coding sequence ATGGCAGATTTTGAAGTAATTATTGTGGGTGGAGGCCTGGCGGGATTAACTGCTGCCATACATCTTTCCCGGGAAGGAAAGAAAGTATTGCTTTTAGAAAAAAAGGCTTATCCCAGACATAAAGTTTGTGGAGAATACCTCTCTAATGAAATTCTTCCCTATTTTAATTTTCTCGATATTGATCTTGAAACCGAACTAAAACCGGTTAAAATAACCAATCTGCTTTATAGCACTCAGAATGCAAAGTCAACAAAGACATCTTTAAACTTAGGCGGAATAGGAATAAGCCGGTATGCGCTGGACAATTTTCTATGTAATAAGGCTAAAAAAAATGGTGCTGAGATTTTAATAGATTCGGTTGAAGAGATAAATTTTGAAAAAGATGAATTCACACTGAAACTTTCTTCAGGAAAAGAGTTTAAAACGCCAATAGTTTTGGGCGCTTTTGGAAAAAGAGCCAACCTTGATAAAAGCCTGAAACGCGAATTTTTTAAAGAGAAATCTTCCTGGCTTGCAGTAAAAGGGCATTATGAAAATCCAGATTTCCCTGAAGATTTAGTTGCCTTACATAATTTTGAAGGAGGCTATTGCGGCTTGTCAAAAACCGAAACAGGAGTAGTGAACGCTTGCTATATGGTTTCTTACAAAAGTTTTAAAAAATATAAGAATCCTGAAGAATTCAAGGAGAAAGTATTGGTACAAAATGCCTACTTAAAGGGGTTTTTCAAAAATGCAAAACCTGTTTTTAAAAAGGATCTTAGTATCGCCCAAATTTCATTTCAGAAAAAATCATTGATCAATAATCATATTTTGATGTTGGGAGATGCCGCGGGTTTAATTCATCCGCTTTGCGGTAACGGGATGGCAATGGCTATCCATTCTGCTAAAATAGCTTCAGAAGCTGTTTTGGCTAATTTCAGTAATACTAATTTAGATCGCGAAAACCTTGAAAAACAATATCTACAAAACTGGAATGCAAATTTCAGGAAACGATTAAAAACCGGTAGAATGCTCCAAACTATACTTATTAATCCAATTTTTGCGTCTACTTCACAAAATCTGGTGAAAAAATTCCCGTACTTGTTAGAGAAAATCATCAGTAAAACCCACGGGCAACCTATAGTATGA
- a CDS encoding OmpA family protein, whose amino-acid sequence MKTIINRMFAILFTATLLFGCEATKNANNKQKGAVIGSTGGAVIGGVVGNNTGDGNTALGAIIGGVVGGAAGAIIGNRMDKQAQEIEQEIPGAEVERVGEGINVTFDESSGVYFDTEKYNINAKSQQTLNKLADIFKEYPDSNILVEGHTDSTGSETYNLTLSKNRAQAVTNYLTSQGLSNGRFDTKWYGEAQPKYDNETAEGRAKNRRVELAIVASEELKEEAKKQAEKQD is encoded by the coding sequence ATGAAGACAATTATAAACAGAATGTTTGCTATTCTATTTACAGCCACTTTACTTTTTGGTTGTGAAGCAACTAAGAATGCAAATAATAAACAAAAAGGAGCTGTTATTGGTTCTACTGGTGGAGCCGTAATAGGTGGTGTTGTTGGTAACAATACCGGCGATGGAAATACCGCACTTGGAGCTATTATTGGCGGAGTTGTTGGTGGAGCTGCCGGAGCAATAATAGGTAATAGAATGGATAAACAAGCTCAGGAAATAGAACAGGAAATTCCTGGCGCTGAAGTAGAAAGAGTAGGAGAAGGTATTAATGTAACTTTTGATGAAAGTAGTGGTGTTTATTTTGATACTGAAAAGTATAATATAAACGCTAAATCACAGCAAACCTTGAATAAGTTAGCTGATATTTTTAAAGAATATCCAGATTCAAATATTCTAGTAGAAGGGCACACCGATAGTACCGGAAGCGAAACTTACAACCTTACTTTATCTAAGAATAGAGCGCAAGCCGTTACTAATTATTTAACCAGCCAGGGACTTAGTAATGGTAGGTTTGATACTAAATGGTATGGCGAAGCCCAACCAAAATACGATAACGAAACTGCTGAAGGTCGTGCTAAAAACCGAAGAGTTGAGCTTGCTATTGTTGCCAGTGAAGAACTAAAAGAAGAAGCTAAAAAACAGGCTGAAAAGCAGGATTAA
- a CDS encoding lipocalin family protein: MKKIMILSFVAVLLAACGPSKTAKEARKTFDGEWTLTSVTYPNSSGEFDVTLLNDANASCFESSTWDFVSNNNRGSYNVQGTNCSGGARNFIWSIDEENTPDGIYDFLLKPTDEDYKSTTGNQGFRMNLKSLSDSQMVWEQSVMLEGSPFVIRMNFSKL; this comes from the coding sequence ATGAAAAAAATAATGATCCTTAGCTTTGTAGCCGTTCTTCTAGCTGCTTGCGGCCCCAGTAAAACGGCAAAAGAAGCAAGAAAAACTTTTGATGGAGAGTGGACGCTTACCAGCGTGACTTACCCAAATAGTTCTGGAGAATTTGATGTTACACTACTAAATGACGCAAATGCTTCCTGCTTTGAAAGCAGTACCTGGGATTTTGTATCTAATAACAATCGCGGATCTTACAACGTACAGGGGACTAATTGTAGTGGAGGAGCGCGTAACTTTATCTGGTCTATAGATGAAGAAAACACTCCAGATGGAATCTATGATTTCTTACTAAAACCAACTGATGAAGATTACAAATCAACAACCGGAAATCAGGGTTTCAGGATGAACTTGAAATCCCTTTCAGACTCTCAAATGGTTTGGGAACAATCTGTAATGCTGGAAGGTTCTCCGTTTGTGATTAGAATGAATTTTTCTAAACTTTAA
- a CDS encoding DUF1328 domain-containing protein — MIRLIVIFLIIALVAAVFGFGGIAEGFADIAKIIFYIFLVLLVISLVSRLFRR, encoded by the coding sequence ATGATACGTTTAATCGTTATTTTTCTGATCATTGCTTTGGTAGCCGCGGTTTTTGGCTTCGGTGGAATCGCAGAAGGTTTTGCAGATATTGCTAAAATTATTTTCTACATTTTTCTAGTATTGCTTGTAATATCACTAGTAAGCCGACTTTTTAGAAGATAA
- a CDS encoding thiamine pyrophosphate-dependent enzyme — translation MQPNFPADPAINFEKDKLSSSQLLDLYTALLKPRLIEEKMLILLRQGKISKWFSGIGQEAISIGVTKALNADEYILPMHRNLGVFTSRNVPLNRLFSQWQGKQNGFTKGRDRSFHFGTQEFKIVGMISHLGPQLGVADGIALAHKLKNENKVTAVFTGEGGTSEGDFHEALNIASVWDLPVLFCIENNGYGLSTPTNEQYRCKDLADRAKGYGMESHIIDGNNIIEVYTKVSEIAESIRKSPRPVLLEFKTFRMRGHEEASGTKYVPIDLMEFWQQKDPVENFRNFLINENILSEEQDAYFKNEIKEEIDLNLKETNEEPASEFNETNELNDVYQYIEYQHIENKEETVNIRFIDAIAQAVKQSMQRHNSLILMGQDIAEYGGVFKITDGLLEEFGKDRIRNTPICESAIVGTAMGLSINGMKAMVEMQFGDFVSSGFNPIVNYLAKSNYRWNQNADVVIRMPCGAGVGAGPFHSQTNEAWFTKVPGLKVVYPAFPYDAKGLLNTAFNDPNPVLFFEHKALYRSIRQEVPVDYYTLPFGEASILKEGDKLSIITYGAGVHWALDTLSEMELENIELIDLRSLQPLDKETIIKSAKKTGKALIITEDSLFGSLASEISAIISEECFEYLDAPVMRLGSGETPIPFAAALEEGYLPKKKLKAKIQQLIDY, via the coding sequence ATGCAACCAAATTTTCCAGCTGATCCTGCAATAAATTTCGAGAAAGATAAACTCTCTTCTTCGCAATTATTAGATTTATATACTGCGCTTTTAAAGCCCCGGTTAATTGAAGAAAAAATGCTGATTTTGCTGAGGCAGGGAAAGATTTCAAAATGGTTTAGTGGGATTGGGCAGGAAGCTATTTCTATTGGCGTAACCAAAGCGCTCAACGCCGACGAGTATATATTACCCATGCACCGAAACCTTGGTGTATTTACCTCTAGAAATGTCCCTTTAAATCGATTATTCTCCCAGTGGCAGGGGAAGCAAAATGGCTTTACTAAAGGTCGCGACCGGAGTTTTCATTTTGGCACCCAGGAATTTAAAATTGTTGGAATGATCTCACATTTGGGGCCGCAACTTGGAGTGGCCGATGGTATTGCTTTAGCACATAAATTGAAGAATGAAAATAAGGTTACTGCTGTTTTTACTGGCGAAGGAGGAACCAGTGAAGGCGACTTTCACGAAGCGCTTAATATTGCTTCGGTTTGGGATCTACCGGTTTTGTTTTGCATAGAAAATAATGGTTACGGTTTATCAACCCCAACAAACGAGCAATATAGATGTAAAGATCTCGCCGATCGCGCGAAGGGCTACGGTATGGAATCTCATATAATAGATGGTAATAATATTATTGAAGTCTACACTAAAGTTTCTGAAATCGCTGAAAGCATAAGAAAATCTCCTCGCCCCGTTTTATTAGAATTCAAAACTTTTAGGATGCGGGGCCACGAAGAGGCCAGTGGTACTAAATACGTGCCGATAGATTTAATGGAATTCTGGCAGCAAAAAGATCCAGTAGAAAATTTTAGAAATTTTCTGATAAATGAAAATATACTTTCTGAAGAACAGGATGCTTATTTTAAAAATGAAATTAAAGAAGAAATAGACCTAAACCTGAAAGAAACGAATGAAGAACCAGCTTCTGAATTTAATGAAACTAATGAGTTAAATGATGTTTATCAGTATATTGAATATCAACATATTGAAAACAAAGAAGAAACAGTAAATATTAGATTTATTGATGCCATTGCACAGGCTGTAAAACAATCTATGCAGCGACATAACTCCTTAATTTTAATGGGTCAGGATATTGCGGAATACGGAGGTGTTTTTAAAATTACTGACGGGCTTCTGGAAGAATTTGGAAAAGATAGAATTCGAAATACGCCCATATGCGAATCGGCTATTGTGGGGACTGCGATGGGACTCTCTATTAATGGAATGAAAGCAATGGTAGAAATGCAATTTGGGGATTTTGTGAGTTCCGGTTTTAATCCTATTGTAAATTACCTGGCAAAAAGTAATTACCGGTGGAATCAAAATGCCGATGTAGTAATACGAATGCCTTGCGGTGCCGGGGTGGGAGCAGGACCTTTTCATAGCCAGACCAATGAGGCCTGGTTTACTAAAGTTCCTGGGTTAAAAGTTGTTTATCCTGCATTTCCCTATGATGCTAAAGGCTTGCTGAACACCGCTTTTAATGATCCAAATCCCGTATTATTTTTTGAGCATAAAGCTTTGTATAGAAGTATTAGACAGGAAGTACCAGTAGATTATTATACCTTACCTTTTGGAGAAGCTTCAATTTTAAAAGAAGGTGATAAACTTAGTATTATTACTTATGGAGCAGGAGTTCACTGGGCTTTAGATACGCTAAGTGAAATGGAATTAGAAAATATAGAGCTAATTGATCTTCGAAGTCTTCAACCTTTAGACAAAGAGACAATTATTAAATCGGCTAAAAAAACAGGAAAAGCCCTTATCATAACCGAAGATTCGCTTTTTGGTAGTTTAGCTTCAGAAATTTCTGCGATTATTTCAGAAGAATGCTTTGAATATTTAGACGCCCCTGTAATGCGTTTAGGAAGTGGAGAAACCCCCATTCCATTTGCAGCAGCTCTAGAAGAAGGTTACCTTCCGAAGAAAAAATTGAAGGCTAAAATTCAGCAATTAATAGACTATTAA
- a CDS encoding isopenicillin N synthase family oxygenase, translating to MNNIPSVDLADFLSEDPNRKQKFVEEIGKAYEEIGFVALKNHFLDNELEENLYKEVKSFFSLPLEVKKKYEIEGLAGQRGYISFGKEHAKGKKEGDLKEFWHFGQEPEADAKLIEEYPENVQVSELKDFNETGMEAYRMLEKTGIYVLRALALYIGLEEHYFDHWASNGNSILRPIHYPPITEEPKGAVRAGAHGDINLITLLMGASTGGLQVLRKDGEWIDAVPQEDELVINVGDMLERHTNNKLRSTIHRVINPPKEQWSKPRYSIPFFMHPRSEMRLDCLEECIDEENPKQYEDITAGEFLHQRLVEIGLLKK from the coding sequence ATGAATAATATACCCAGCGTTGATCTTGCCGATTTTCTTTCTGAGGATCCAAACAGAAAACAAAAATTTGTTGAGGAGATTGGTAAAGCTTATGAAGAGATTGGTTTCGTAGCTTTGAAAAATCATTTTCTAGATAATGAGCTGGAGGAAAATTTATATAAAGAAGTGAAAAGTTTTTTTAGCCTTCCTTTAGAGGTTAAGAAAAAATATGAAATTGAGGGCCTTGCCGGGCAGCGTGGATATATCTCTTTTGGAAAAGAACACGCTAAAGGAAAAAAGGAAGGCGATCTTAAAGAATTTTGGCATTTTGGCCAGGAACCCGAAGCAGATGCTAAGTTAATAGAAGAATACCCAGAAAATGTCCAGGTTTCTGAACTTAAGGATTTTAATGAGACAGGAATGGAAGCTTACAGAATGCTGGAAAAAACCGGTATTTATGTACTTCGCGCTTTAGCCCTATATATTGGTCTTGAAGAACATTATTTTGACCACTGGGCCAGCAATGGAAATAGTATCTTAAGACCTATCCACTACCCTCCTATCACAGAAGAACCAAAAGGAGCGGTTAGGGCTGGGGCTCACGGAGATATAAATCTTATCACCTTGCTTATGGGAGCATCAACCGGTGGACTTCAGGTTTTGAGAAAAGACGGCGAATGGATAGACGCGGTACCGCAGGAAGACGAGTTGGTAATAAATGTGGGAGATATGCTCGAGAGACATACCAATAATAAACTGCGTTCTACAATTCACCGTGTAATCAATCCTCCGAAAGAACAATGGAGCAAACCACGATATTCTATACCTTTCTTTATGCACCCAAGAAGTGAAATGCGACTTGATTGTCTTGAGGAATGTATAGATGAAGAAAACCCAAAACAATACGAAGATATTACTGCTGGCGAATTTTTACACCAACGCCTGGTAGAAATAGGGCTCCTAAAGAAATAA
- a CDS encoding translation initiation factor, with product MAKKKLGLEDLGGFVFSTNDDFEGNENEETDQTLAPGEQELEAHFSSKGRSGKTVTIIKGFQGTNDDLVILGKKLKKKCGVGGSAKDGEIIIQGDDREKIMELLRKDGYNVKRVGG from the coding sequence ATGGCAAAGAAGAAACTTGGGCTTGAAGACTTAGGCGGTTTTGTTTTTTCAACTAATGATGATTTTGAAGGAAACGAAAACGAAGAAACAGATCAAACTTTAGCTCCTGGCGAACAGGAACTGGAAGCACATTTTAGCAGTAAAGGTCGCAGTGGAAAAACCGTTACTATTATTAAAGGTTTTCAAGGTACTAATGACGATTTAGTAATTCTTGGAAAGAAACTGAAGAAAAAATGTGGAGTTGGTGGTTCAGCAAAAGATGGTGAGATTATTATTCAGGGAGATGATCGTGAAAAAATTATGGAACTCCTTAGAAAAGATGGATACAACGTAAAACGGGTAGGTGGTTAA
- a CDS encoding DUF1835 domain-containing protein produces MTNTALHIINGDSLTEQVEALDLPGQIIVWRELLCEGPCTKEVGSNKFIKQRQKFLKEAYNISAENYQERFVTQLSKLKEAKNYDHVVLWFEFDLFCHINMLAAISFYMEHKPKVPFYLVCSKRLKGEDEFLPLSSLSEKHLLNHFKHKIELKEEDLEIASLVWELYCGNDPMKLKKQIKKTSNFEYLSSCIRAHIERFPNSKTGINSLERNVLKLIENQQIASINQLLGYALQYQGYYGYSDSQMERVLKKLTIFYSLENNKVILTQKGQDVLNSKKNFYQELKNEDCLGGARVFDFLYDSDSHKVLKL; encoded by the coding sequence ATGACTAATACGGCCTTGCATATTATAAATGGTGATAGTTTAACCGAACAGGTTGAAGCTCTTGATCTCCCAGGACAAATTATTGTCTGGCGGGAATTATTGTGTGAAGGTCCTTGCACAAAGGAAGTAGGTTCAAATAAATTTATTAAACAGAGACAGAAATTTTTAAAAGAGGCTTATAATATTTCTGCTGAAAATTACCAGGAAAGATTTGTAACTCAACTTAGCAAATTGAAAGAAGCTAAAAATTATGATCACGTAGTACTCTGGTTTGAATTTGATCTATTTTGTCACATAAATATGTTGGCTGCTATAAGTTTTTATATGGAACATAAGCCGAAGGTTCCTTTCTACCTGGTTTGCAGTAAACGTCTTAAAGGGGAAGATGAGTTTCTACCTCTTTCCAGTCTTTCAGAAAAACATCTACTCAACCATTTTAAGCATAAAATTGAATTAAAAGAAGAAGACCTCGAAATAGCTTCTTTAGTTTGGGAACTTTATTGCGGTAACGACCCTATGAAACTCAAGAAACAAATAAAGAAAACTTCAAATTTTGAATATCTTTCCAGTTGCATTAGGGCGCATATTGAGCGCTTTCCAAATAGTAAAACAGGAATTAATTCGCTAGAAAGAAACGTACTAAAACTAATAGAAAATCAGCAGATTGCTTCAATTAATCAATTACTGGGATATGCTTTGCAATATCAGGGTTATTATGGCTATAGTGACTCTCAAATGGAAAGAGTATTAAAAAAGTTAACTATTTTTTATAGCCTTGAAAATAACAAGGTTATTCTAACGCAAAAGGGCCAGGATGTTCTAAATTCTAAGAAGAATTTCTACCAGGAACTTAAGAATGAAGATTGTTTGGGAGGAGCTCGTGTTTTTGATTTCTTATATGACTCCGATTCTCACAAGGTTCTAAAATTATAA
- a CDS encoding nucleoside phosphorylase, with product MPIKASEFIQNSDGSVYHLNLLPEHLADTVITVGDPDRVARVTRHFDKIEFKVSKREFHTQTGIYKGKRISVISTGIGPDNIDIVINELDALVNIDFKTRELKEKTKSLDIIRIGTTGSIQEEIPVDSFLISESAIGFDGLLHFYESEHIQNLEFTEAFIKHLNWFKKKASPYVVDGSKSLINRLESSNIHKGVTGTNIGFYGPQGRILRLALQDNEMNDKLSSFSFENKKITNLEMETSAIYGLSKLMGHHAISMNAIIANRPAGTFSKNPKKTVEDLIAYTLESLIK from the coding sequence ATGCCAATAAAAGCATCAGAATTTATTCAGAATAGTGATGGTAGTGTTTACCATTTAAATTTATTACCAGAGCATCTCGCAGATACCGTTATCACTGTAGGTGATCCAGATCGTGTAGCAAGGGTGACAAGGCATTTTGATAAAATTGAATTCAAAGTAAGTAAGCGTGAATTCCATACGCAAACCGGGATTTACAAGGGAAAACGCATAAGCGTGATTTCAACAGGTATTGGGCCAGATAATATTGATATTGTAATCAACGAACTGGACGCTTTGGTTAATATAGATTTTAAAACCCGGGAGCTAAAAGAAAAAACTAAAAGTCTCGATATTATTAGAATTGGCACTACCGGCTCTATTCAGGAGGAAATTCCTGTTGATTCTTTTTTAATTAGTGAAAGTGCTATTGGATTTGACGGACTTCTTCACTTTTATGAGAGTGAACATATTCAAAACCTTGAATTTACTGAAGCTTTCATTAAACACTTAAATTGGTTTAAAAAGAAGGCATCGCCGTATGTAGTAGATGGCAGTAAATCTCTTATAAATCGTTTGGAAAGTAGCAACATTCATAAAGGTGTTACGGGAACAAATATCGGATTTTATGGGCCTCAGGGAAGAATTTTGCGCTTAGCGCTTCAGGATAATGAAATGAATGATAAACTTTCTTCTTTTTCATTCGAAAATAAGAAAATAACAAATCTGGAGATGGAAACTTCAGCCATCTATGGATTATCTAAATTAATGGGTCACCACGCAATTTCTATGAATGCTATAATAGCGAATCGCCCGGCCGGAACTTTTTCTAAAAATCCGAAGAAAACAGTAGAAGATTTAATTGCCTACACTTTGGAAAGTCTTATTAAATAA